The genomic window CCGACGACGAAGTCCGGGTCACGGGAGATCCCGACAAGGGCAAGTTCACCGTTCTCGCCTTCCGCGACAACGTGCTCGTGGCCGCAGAATCCTTGAACTCGCCGGGCGATCAAACCGTGGTCCGACGACTCTTCAGCGCCGATACCACCGTCTCCCTGGAGACGGCCGCCGGCGTCGATTTCAAGCTGCGCACTTTGGTGGCCAAGGCCACCCCCGCCACCTCCTGATTCCTCCTACCACTTCATCTAGAAAAGGACCCGTCATGACCACTGTTTCCCCCACCCCCACCAGCGTCAAGACCACCGCCAAAACCCTCTACGGCCTCGATTCCCCGACCATGACCATCGACTCCGCCCACATGGTCAACGGTATGTCCGGCGAAGTCAAGATCCCGTTGCCTGCTTACCTCATCGAGCACGAGCAGGGATTGGTTCTCTTCGACACTGGATTCCATCCGAAGGTCTGCGACGGTCCGGCGAACCTCTTCGGCGACCGGCCTGAGACCGACATGATCGAATCCCGCCCCGAACATAAGCTCGAGCACCAGCTGGCCAAGCTCGGTTACAGTCTGAGCGACGTCACTCACATGGTCGTCTCCCACATCCACTGTGACCACGCCGGGGGCCTCTATCTCTTCCCGCAGGCCAAGTTCTTCGTTGGCCCCGGCGAGATCGAATACGGGCAGAACCCTAACCCCGAGTCCCAACATCTGGTCATGGACGAGGACTTCCTGTCCGAGGACGTTGCAGGCTTCGACTGGACCACGGTGGATACTCCGCGTCATGACCTGTTCGGCGACGGGGCGATCGAGCTTCTTCACCTGCCTGGGCACACCCCCGGACAGTTGGCGATGCTCATTCGCCTGCCGAGCCGCAACGTGATCCTCAGTGCGGACGTCGTCCACCTGCGTGAAGCCCTGACCAACCGGGTCGCCGCGCCGACCGACTGGGACCAGGAGATCGCCGTGCGCAGCATTGACCGTCTCGCGGAGATCGTCGCCG from Corynebacterium maris DSM 45190 includes these protein-coding regions:
- a CDS encoding N-acyl homoserine lactonase family protein codes for the protein MTTVSPTPTSVKTTAKTLYGLDSPTMTIDSAHMVNGMSGEVKIPLPAYLIEHEQGLVLFDTGFHPKVCDGPANLFGDRPETDMIESRPEHKLEHQLAKLGYSLSDVTHMVVSHIHCDHAGGLYLFPQAKFFVGPGEIEYGQNPNPESQHLVMDEDFLSEDVAGFDWTTVDTPRHDLFGDGAIELLHLPGHTPGQLAMLIRLPSRNVILSADVVHLREALTNRVAAPTDWDQEIAVRSIDRLAEIVAEENAHLWIAHDYRDWAEFGDPLTPLR